One part of the Rattus rattus isolate New Zealand chromosome 14, Rrattus_CSIRO_v1, whole genome shotgun sequence genome encodes these proteins:
- the LOC116883820 gene encoding prolactin-6A1 isoform X1 has translation MVKSWLRMSKKMEAGTLLMLLMSNILLWESVASVPRHASGAGHGEMSLHGLLDHAIILAHNVTELIAEMNSVFLEDVLYKPGRWFPERDLTACHRSPFTIAVSKEGTQQRLGVFLVKEMIGMLETWTFSLYHIANEMSHMEEPPDEIISRAKNIEEKIKELMDVLKGILNKIQPGSPENERFPVWNELAYLRSPDEERRHFAFTNLFQCLLQDSRKFDSNVRLLKCRLIYNRDC, from the exons ATGGTGAAGAGCTGGTTGAgaatgtcaaagaaaatggaag CAGGGACACTCCTGATGCTGTTGATGTCAAACATCCTTCTGTGGGAGAGTGTGGCCTCTGTGCCCAGGCATGCCAGtggggctgggcatggtgagATGTCTCTACATGGCCTGCTTGATCATGCCATCATTCTAGCTCATAATGTCACTGAACTCATTGCAGAAATGAACAGTGTATTT ctGGAGGATGTGCTATATAAACCAGGCAGGTGGTTCCCTGAAAGAGACCTTACTGCCTGCCACCGATCACCATTTACTATTGCAGTGTCTAAAGAAGGAACCCAACAGAGGCTG GGTGTATTCCTGGTGAAAGAGATGATTGGTATGTTGGAAACTTGGACATTCTCTCTATATCACATAGCAAATGAAATGAGTCATATGGAGGAACCCCCTGATGAGATCATATCAAGAGCCaaaaacattgaagaaaaaatCAAAGAACTTATGGATGTTCTTAAAGGTATACTCAACAAG ATTCAACCTGGATCCCCAGAAAATGAGAGATTCCCTGTGTGGAATGAACTAGCGTACTTGCGGTCACCTGATGAAGAACGTCGCCATTTTGCTTTTACAAACTTATTCCAGTGCTTGCTCCAGGATTCACGGAAATTTGACTCGAACGTCAGACTACTGAAGTGTAGACTTATCTATAATAGAGATTGTTAA
- the LOC116883820 gene encoding prolactin-6A1 isoform X3 gives MLSLCQPCFWTLLMLLMSNILLWESVASVPRHASGAGHGEMSLHGLLDHAIILAHNVTELIAEMNSVFLEDVLYKPGRWFPERDLTACHRSPFTIAVSKEGTQQRLGVFLVKEMIGMLETWTFSLYHIANEMSHMEEPPDEIISRAKNIEEKIKELMDVLKGILNKIQPGSPENERFPVWNELAYLRSPDEERRHFAFTNLFQCLLQDSRKFDSNVRLLKCRLIYNRDC, from the exons ATGCTGTCTTTGTGTCAACCTTGCTTCT GGACACTCCTGATGCTGTTGATGTCAAACATCCTTCTGTGGGAGAGTGTGGCCTCTGTGCCCAGGCATGCCAGtggggctgggcatggtgagATGTCTCTACATGGCCTGCTTGATCATGCCATCATTCTAGCTCATAATGTCACTGAACTCATTGCAGAAATGAACAGTGTATTT ctGGAGGATGTGCTATATAAACCAGGCAGGTGGTTCCCTGAAAGAGACCTTACTGCCTGCCACCGATCACCATTTACTATTGCAGTGTCTAAAGAAGGAACCCAACAGAGGCTG GGTGTATTCCTGGTGAAAGAGATGATTGGTATGTTGGAAACTTGGACATTCTCTCTATATCACATAGCAAATGAAATGAGTCATATGGAGGAACCCCCTGATGAGATCATATCAAGAGCCaaaaacattgaagaaaaaatCAAAGAACTTATGGATGTTCTTAAAGGTATACTCAACAAG ATTCAACCTGGATCCCCAGAAAATGAGAGATTCCCTGTGTGGAATGAACTAGCGTACTTGCGGTCACCTGATGAAGAACGTCGCCATTTTGCTTTTACAAACTTATTCCAGTGCTTGCTCCAGGATTCACGGAAATTTGACTCGAACGTCAGACTACTGAAGTGTAGACTTATCTATAATAGAGATTGTTAA
- the LOC116883820 gene encoding prolactin-6A1 isoform X2, with protein sequence MLSLCQPCFSGTLLMLLMSNILLWESVASVPRHASGAGHGEMSLHGLLDHAIILAHNVTELIAEMNSVFLEDVLYKPGRWFPERDLTACHRSPFTIAVSKEGTQQRLGVFLVKEMIGMLETWTFSLYHIANEMSHMEEPPDEIISRAKNIEEKIKELMDVLKGILNKIQPGSPENERFPVWNELAYLRSPDEERRHFAFTNLFQCLLQDSRKFDSNVRLLKCRLIYNRDC encoded by the exons ATGCTGTCTTTGTGTCAACCTTGCTTCT CAGGGACACTCCTGATGCTGTTGATGTCAAACATCCTTCTGTGGGAGAGTGTGGCCTCTGTGCCCAGGCATGCCAGtggggctgggcatggtgagATGTCTCTACATGGCCTGCTTGATCATGCCATCATTCTAGCTCATAATGTCACTGAACTCATTGCAGAAATGAACAGTGTATTT ctGGAGGATGTGCTATATAAACCAGGCAGGTGGTTCCCTGAAAGAGACCTTACTGCCTGCCACCGATCACCATTTACTATTGCAGTGTCTAAAGAAGGAACCCAACAGAGGCTG GGTGTATTCCTGGTGAAAGAGATGATTGGTATGTTGGAAACTTGGACATTCTCTCTATATCACATAGCAAATGAAATGAGTCATATGGAGGAACCCCCTGATGAGATCATATCAAGAGCCaaaaacattgaagaaaaaatCAAAGAACTTATGGATGTTCTTAAAGGTATACTCAACAAG ATTCAACCTGGATCCCCAGAAAATGAGAGATTCCCTGTGTGGAATGAACTAGCGTACTTGCGGTCACCTGATGAAGAACGTCGCCATTTTGCTTTTACAAACTTATTCCAGTGCTTGCTCCAGGATTCACGGAAATTTGACTCGAACGTCAGACTACTGAAGTGTAGACTTATCTATAATAGAGATTGTTAA